Proteins encoded by one window of Gambusia affinis linkage group LG17, SWU_Gaff_1.0, whole genome shotgun sequence:
- the gpn3 gene encoding GPN-loop GTPase 3, which translates to MPRYAQLVMGPAGSGKSTYCSTMVQHAESLNRSVQVVNLDPAAEYFNYPVMADIRELIQVDDVMEDNSLRFGPNGGLVFCMEYFANNFDWLGESLGHVEDDYILFDCPGQIELYTHLPVMRQLVEQLQQWEFRVCGVFLVDSQFMVESFKFISGVMAALSAMVSLEIPQVNVMTKMDLLAPKAKKEIEKYLDPDMYSMMEDNSDTFRSKKFKKLTKAICGLIDDYSMVRFLPFDRTDEEGINIVLQHIDFSIQYGEDLEVKEPKEVDEEQSNLNYDEIFQDKVSS; encoded by the exons ATGCCTCGTTATGCACAGTTAGTTATGGGCCCAGCTGGAAGCGGCAAG AGTACCTACTGCTCCACCATGGTTCAGCACGCAGAGTCGTTAAACCGCTCAGTTCAGGTGGTGAACCTGGACCCTGCTGCAGAGTATTTTAATTATCCTGTTATGGCAG aCATCCGTGAACTCATTCAGGTGGATGACGTAATGGAGGATAACTCTCTGAGATTTGGCCCTAATGGAGGCCTGGTCTTCTGTATGGAGTACTTTGCCAACAACTTTGATTGGCTGGGGGAAAGCCTGGGCCATGTAGAAGATGACTACATATTGTTTGATTGCCCAG GTCAAATTGAACTATATACACACCTCCCTGTGATGAGGCAGTTAGTGGAGCAGCTCCAGCAGTGGGAGTTCCGGGTTTGCGGGGTCTTTTTGGTAGACTCACAGTTTATGGTCGAGTCTTTTAAG TTCATCTCTGGAGTTATGGCGGCCCTCAGTGCAATGGTGTCATTAGAAATTCCTCAAGTAAATGTCATGACAAAAATGGACCTGCTTGCTCCAAAAGCTAAGAAGGAAATTGAAAA GTACTTGGATCCAGACATGTACTCCATGATGGAAGATAACTCTGACACTTTCAGAAGCAAAAAGTTCAAAAAGCTTACTAAAGCAATTTGTGGTTTG ATAGATGACTACAGCATGGTAAGATTCCTGCCTTTTGACCGTACAGATGAGGAGGGGATAAACATAGTTCTGCAGCACATTGACTTCTCCATACAGTATGGAGAGGACCTGGAGGTTAAAGAGCCTAAg GAAGTTGACGAAGAGCAGTCCAACCTAAATTATGACGAAATCTTTCAAGACAAAGTCAGCAGCTGA
- the hook3 gene encoding protein Hook homolog 3 isoform X3, protein MSTSESLDRMELCESLLTWIQTFGVEAPCKTVEDLTSGVVMAQILQKIDISYFNDAWITRIKPEAGDNWRLKVSNLKKILKGILDYYQEVLGQHINDFTLPDVNLIGEHSDAAELGRMLQLILGCAVNCEQKQEYIQTIMVMEESVQHVVMTAIQELMSKETAVTPGGNDSYVDLDRELKKTIEELNDALATKEEIAQRCRELDLQVAALQEEKSSLLAENQVLMERLNQSDSIEDINSPAGRRHLQLQTQLEQLQEETFRLEAAKDDYRIRCEELEKELLDVKSQNEELTSLADEAQSLKDEMDVLRHSSDKVSKLEGTVEHYKKKLEDMGLLRRQIKLLEEKNTVLMQTNVSLEEELRKANAAKGQLETYKRQVVELQNRLSEESKKADKMEFEYKRLKEKVDSLQKEKDRMRTERDSLKETIEELHCVQAQEGQLTSGLFPLGRNEGSDSLAAEITTPEVREHLIRLQHENKMLKLAQEGSDNEKIALLQSLLEDANRRKSELETENRLINQRLMEEQSQVDELQKTVQEQGSKADDSSVLKKKYDEHVEKLQEVNNELLKKNAIIDEMEPKYNASSQRVDELEEALKKKDEEMKQMEERYKKYLEKAKSVIRTLDPKQNQGSGPEVQALKNQLQEKERMLLSLEKEMDKTKSQRDHEEKLIVSAWYNMGISLQKKAAEDRLANTGSGQSFLARQRQATSTRRSYPGHVQPATAR, encoded by the exons ATGAGTACATCAGAGTCATTGGATCGAATGGAACTCTGCGAAAGTCTCTTGACATGG ATCCAAACATTTGGGGTGGAAGCACCATGTAAGACAGTTGAAGATTTGACCAGTGGGGTTGTAATGGCCCAAATCCTGCAGAAAAT agATATATCATATTTTAATGATGCTTGGATTACCAGAATCAAGCCAGAGGCTGGGGACAACtggaggttaaag GTCAGCAATCTAAAGAAAATCTTGAAAGGCATACTGGACTATTACCAGGAG GTCTTAGGTCAACACATCAATGATTTCACACTACCAGATGTAAATTTGATAGGAGAACACTCTGATGCTGCAGAACTCGGGAGAATGTTACAACTCATTCTGGGCTGTGCCGTTAACTGCGAACAGAAACAAG AATACATCCAGACCATAATGGTGATGGAGGAATCAGTACAGCATGTTGTCATGACCGCCATTCAGGAG CTGATGAGTAAAGAGACTGCTGTTACCCCTGGAGGAAATGACTCATATGTAGATCTGGACAGAGAG CTTAAGAAGACGATTGAGGAGCTGAATGATGCTTTGGCAACCAAGGAAGAGATTGCTCAGCGGTGTCGCGAGCTTGACTTGCAG GTAGCGGCTCTGCAAGAGGAGAAGAGCAGTCTGTTGGCAGAAAACCAGGTCCTGATGGAGAGACTTAACCAGTCTGACTCCATCGAGGACATAAACAGCCCTGCTGGACGTAGACATCTCCAGCTGCAGACACAGCTGGAGCAGCTACAAGAAGAAACCTTCCG TCTGGAGGCGGCAAAAGACGACTACCGGATCCGTTGTGAGGAGCTAGAGAAAGAGCTCCTAGATGTGAAGTCCCAGAATGAAGAGCTCACGTCTTTGGCAGATGAAGCCCAGTCTCTAAAGGATGAGATGGATGTGCTTAG ACATTCATCTGACAAAGTTTCCAAACTTGAGGGAACCGTGGAACACTACAAGAAAAAACTGGAGGACATGGGGCTACTCAGGAGACAG ATTAAACTTCTGGAGGAGAAGAACACAGTGTTAATGCAGACTAATGTCAGCTTGGAGGAGGAGCTTCGGAAGGCCAATGCTGCCAAGGGCCAACTGGAGACCTACAAGAGACAG GTGGTCGAACTTCAGAACAGACTTTCAGAAGAGTCTAAAAAGGCCGACAAGATGGAGTTTGAGTACAAACGCCTCAAAGAGAAAGTGGACTctctacaaaaagaaaaagat CGCATGAGAACAGAAAGAGACTCTCTTAAGGAAACTATTGAGGAACTCCACTGTGTTCAGGCTCAAGAGGGACAACTTACATCAG GTTTATTCCCACTAGGGCGCAATGAAGGCTCAGATTCCCTGGCTGCTGAGATCACCACTCCAGAAGTCCG GGAACATCTGATTCGCCttcagcatgaaaacaaaatgctgaagCTGGCCCAGGAGGGATCAGACAACGAGAAGATCGCTTTGCTGCAGAGCCTGCTGGAAGATgccaacagaagaaaaagtgaactggagacagaaaacag attaATCAATCAGCGGTTGATGGAGGAGCAGAGTCAGGTGGATGAGCTCCAAAAGACGGTGCAAGAACAGGGTTCAAAAGCAGATGAT TCATCAGTTCTGAAGAAGAAATATGATGAACATGT ggaGAAGTTACAAGAAGTGAACAACGAGTTACTGAAGAAAAATGCTATCATCGATGAAATGGAGCCTAAATACAATGCCAGCT CTCAACGAGTGGATGAGCTTGAAGAAGCTctgaagaaaaaagatgaagagaTGAAACAGATGGAGGAGAGATACAAGAAATAtcttgaaaaagcaaaaagt GTTATTCGGACGCTGGACCCGAAACAGAACCAAGGCTCCGGTCCGGAGGTTCAGGCCCTGAAAAACCAGCTCCAGGAGAAGGAGAGGATGTTGCTCTCACTGGAG aaagaaatggacAAGACAAAAAGCCAGCGAGATCACGAGGAGAAACTGATTGTTTCGGCCTGGTACAACATG GGTATATCTCTGCAGAAAAAGGCGGCTGAAGACCGACTTGCCAACACCGGCTCTGGTCAGTCCTTCCTGGCCCGACAGAGACAAGCCACCAGCACACGTCGCTCCTACCCAGGCCACGTCCAGCCAGCTACCGCAAGGTAG
- the hook3 gene encoding protein Hook homolog 3 isoform X2, with amino-acid sequence MSTSESLDRMELCESLLTWIQTFGVEAPCKTVEDLTSGVVMAQILQKIDISYFNDAWITRIKPEAGDNWRLKVSNLKKILKGILDYYQEVLGQHINDFTLPDVNLIGEHSDAAELGRMLQLILGCAVNCEQKQEYIQTIMVMEESVQHVVMTAIQELMSKETAVTPGGNDSYVDLDRELKKTIEELNDALATKEEIAQRCRELDLQVAALQEEKSSLLAENQVLMERLNQSDSIEDINSPAGRRHLQLQTQLEQLQEETFRLEAAKDDYRIRCEELEKELLDVKSQNEELTSLADEAQSLKDEMDVLRHSSDKVSKLEGTVEHYKKKLEDMGLLRRQIKLLEEKNTVLMQTNVSLEEELRKANAAKGQLETYKRQVVELQNRLSEESKKADKMEFEYKRLKEKVDSLQKEKDRMRTERDSLKETIEELHCVQAQEGQLTSGLFPLGRNEGSDSLAAEITTPEVREHLIRLQHENKMLKLAQEGSDNEKIALLQSLLEDANRRKSELETENRLINQRLMEEQSQVDELQKTVQEQGSKADDSSVLKKKYDEHVEKLQEVNNELLKKNAIIDEMEPKYNASSQRVDELEEALKKKDEEMKQMEERYKKYLEKAKSVIRTLDPKQNQGSGPEVQALKNQLQEKERMLLSLEKEMDKTKSQRDHEEKLIVSAWYNMGISLQKKAAEDRLANTGSGQSFLARQRQATSTRRSYPGHVQPATARSMR; translated from the exons ATGAGTACATCAGAGTCATTGGATCGAATGGAACTCTGCGAAAGTCTCTTGACATGG ATCCAAACATTTGGGGTGGAAGCACCATGTAAGACAGTTGAAGATTTGACCAGTGGGGTTGTAATGGCCCAAATCCTGCAGAAAAT agATATATCATATTTTAATGATGCTTGGATTACCAGAATCAAGCCAGAGGCTGGGGACAACtggaggttaaag GTCAGCAATCTAAAGAAAATCTTGAAAGGCATACTGGACTATTACCAGGAG GTCTTAGGTCAACACATCAATGATTTCACACTACCAGATGTAAATTTGATAGGAGAACACTCTGATGCTGCAGAACTCGGGAGAATGTTACAACTCATTCTGGGCTGTGCCGTTAACTGCGAACAGAAACAAG AATACATCCAGACCATAATGGTGATGGAGGAATCAGTACAGCATGTTGTCATGACCGCCATTCAGGAG CTGATGAGTAAAGAGACTGCTGTTACCCCTGGAGGAAATGACTCATATGTAGATCTGGACAGAGAG CTTAAGAAGACGATTGAGGAGCTGAATGATGCTTTGGCAACCAAGGAAGAGATTGCTCAGCGGTGTCGCGAGCTTGACTTGCAG GTAGCGGCTCTGCAAGAGGAGAAGAGCAGTCTGTTGGCAGAAAACCAGGTCCTGATGGAGAGACTTAACCAGTCTGACTCCATCGAGGACATAAACAGCCCTGCTGGACGTAGACATCTCCAGCTGCAGACACAGCTGGAGCAGCTACAAGAAGAAACCTTCCG TCTGGAGGCGGCAAAAGACGACTACCGGATCCGTTGTGAGGAGCTAGAGAAAGAGCTCCTAGATGTGAAGTCCCAGAATGAAGAGCTCACGTCTTTGGCAGATGAAGCCCAGTCTCTAAAGGATGAGATGGATGTGCTTAG ACATTCATCTGACAAAGTTTCCAAACTTGAGGGAACCGTGGAACACTACAAGAAAAAACTGGAGGACATGGGGCTACTCAGGAGACAG ATTAAACTTCTGGAGGAGAAGAACACAGTGTTAATGCAGACTAATGTCAGCTTGGAGGAGGAGCTTCGGAAGGCCAATGCTGCCAAGGGCCAACTGGAGACCTACAAGAGACAG GTGGTCGAACTTCAGAACAGACTTTCAGAAGAGTCTAAAAAGGCCGACAAGATGGAGTTTGAGTACAAACGCCTCAAAGAGAAAGTGGACTctctacaaaaagaaaaagat CGCATGAGAACAGAAAGAGACTCTCTTAAGGAAACTATTGAGGAACTCCACTGTGTTCAGGCTCAAGAGGGACAACTTACATCAG GTTTATTCCCACTAGGGCGCAATGAAGGCTCAGATTCCCTGGCTGCTGAGATCACCACTCCAGAAGTCCG GGAACATCTGATTCGCCttcagcatgaaaacaaaatgctgaagCTGGCCCAGGAGGGATCAGACAACGAGAAGATCGCTTTGCTGCAGAGCCTGCTGGAAGATgccaacagaagaaaaagtgaactggagacagaaaacag attaATCAATCAGCGGTTGATGGAGGAGCAGAGTCAGGTGGATGAGCTCCAAAAGACGGTGCAAGAACAGGGTTCAAAAGCAGATGAT TCATCAGTTCTGAAGAAGAAATATGATGAACATGT ggaGAAGTTACAAGAAGTGAACAACGAGTTACTGAAGAAAAATGCTATCATCGATGAAATGGAGCCTAAATACAATGCCAGCT CTCAACGAGTGGATGAGCTTGAAGAAGCTctgaagaaaaaagatgaagagaTGAAACAGATGGAGGAGAGATACAAGAAATAtcttgaaaaagcaaaaagt GTTATTCGGACGCTGGACCCGAAACAGAACCAAGGCTCCGGTCCGGAGGTTCAGGCCCTGAAAAACCAGCTCCAGGAGAAGGAGAGGATGTTGCTCTCACTGGAG aaagaaatggacAAGACAAAAAGCCAGCGAGATCACGAGGAGAAACTGATTGTTTCGGCCTGGTACAACATG GGTATATCTCTGCAGAAAAAGGCGGCTGAAGACCGACTTGCCAACACCGGCTCTGGTCAGTCCTTCCTGGCCCGACAGAGACAAGCCACCAGCACACGTCGCTCCTACCCAGGCCACGTCCAGCCAGCTACCGCAAG ATCC
- the rnf170 gene encoding E3 ubiquitin-protein ligase RNF170, protein MEDGQGGDLDYLIQDEDTIIEGVSNQVLFVVVVSFTFLAGIFTLLCRQEEQNIHPENQEHVRAVRQQLQTEQDENPQAEARQQYYTDMSCPVCLQQAVLPVETNCGHLFCGSCLIAYWRYGTWLGVINCPICRQMVTLLFPLFHEHAAPQRVQDGDAEPQLILRDINDYNRRFSGQPRSLMDRLRDVPTLLRHAFREMFSVGGLFWMFRIRILLCLIGAITYLASPLDILPEALFGLLGFMDDFFVILLLFVYISIMYREVVTQRLNG, encoded by the exons ATGGAGGATGGTCAAGGTGGGGACTTGGATTACCTGATCCAAGATGAGGACACCATCATTGAGGGTGTTAGCAACCAGGTTTTGTTTGTAGTGGTTGTCAGTTTCACCTTCCTTGCAGGCATCTTCACTTTGCTCTGCAG ACAGGAAGAGCAGAATATCCATCCTGAAAATCAGGAACATGTTCGAGCTGTCCGACAGCAGCTTCAAACTGAGCAG GATGAAAATCCACAGGCAGAGGCTAGACAGCAGTATTACACAGACATGTCTTGCCCTGTGTGTTTACAACAAGCTGTGCTGCCTGTGGAGACCAACTGTGGACACCTTTTCTGTG GCTCCTGCCTTATAGCTTATTGGAGGTATGGCACCTGGCTGGGTGTGATCAACTGTCCAATCTGCAGACAAATG gTAACACTTCTGTTCCCATTATTTCATGAGCACGCCGCTCCTCAGAGGGTTCAGGATGGCGACGCCGAACCTCAGCTTATATTACGAGACATCAACGATTATAACCGAAGATTTTCTGGTCAGCCAAGATCT CTTATGGACAGGCTGCGGGACGTCCCCACCCTGCTCCGTCATGCCTTCAGGGAGATGTTTTCTGTGGGCGGACTCTTCTGGATGTTCCGGATTCGAATTCTTCTCTGTCTCATCGGTGCAATCACCTACCTGGCTTCGCCACTCGACATTCTCCCGGAAGCTCTTTTCGGCCTTCTGGGCTTCATGGACGACTTCTTTGTGATCCTCCTCCTGTTTGTGTACATCTCTATCATGTACAGAGAAGTGGTTACGCAGAGGCTTAATGGCTAG
- the hook3 gene encoding protein Hook homolog 3 isoform X1: MSTSESLDRMELCESLLTWIQTFGVEAPCKTVEDLTSGVVMAQILQKIDISYFNDAWITRIKPEAGDNWRLKVSNLKKILKGILDYYQEVLGQHINDFTLPDVNLIGEHSDAAELGRMLQLILGCAVNCEQKQEYIQTIMVMEESVQHVVMTAIQELMSKETAVTPGGNDSYVDLDRELKKTIEELNDALATKEEIAQRCRELDLQVAALQEEKSSLLAENQVLMERLNQSDSIEDINSPAGRRHLQLQTQLEQLQEETFRLEAAKDDYRIRCEELEKELLDVKSQNEELTSLADEAQSLKDEMDVLRHSSDKVSKLEGTVEHYKKKLEDMGLLRRQIKLLEEKNTVLMQTNVSLEEELRKANAAKGQLETYKRQVVELQNRLSEESKKADKMEFEYKRLKEKVDSLQKEKDRMRTERDSLKETIEELHCVQAQEGQLTSGLFPLGRNEGSDSLAAEITTPEVREHLIRLQHENKMLKLAQEGSDNEKIALLQSLLEDANRRKSELETENRLINQRLMEEQSQVDELQKTVQEQGSKADDSSVLKKKYDEHVEKLQEVNNELLKKNAIIDEMEPKYNASSQRVDELEEALKKKDEEMKQMEERYKKYLEKAKSVIRTLDPKQNQGSGPEVQALKNQLQEKERMLLSLEKEMDKTKSQRDHEEKLIVSAWYNMGISLQKKAAEDRLANTGSGQSFLARQRQATSTRRSYPGHVQPATASNITA, from the exons ATGAGTACATCAGAGTCATTGGATCGAATGGAACTCTGCGAAAGTCTCTTGACATGG ATCCAAACATTTGGGGTGGAAGCACCATGTAAGACAGTTGAAGATTTGACCAGTGGGGTTGTAATGGCCCAAATCCTGCAGAAAAT agATATATCATATTTTAATGATGCTTGGATTACCAGAATCAAGCCAGAGGCTGGGGACAACtggaggttaaag GTCAGCAATCTAAAGAAAATCTTGAAAGGCATACTGGACTATTACCAGGAG GTCTTAGGTCAACACATCAATGATTTCACACTACCAGATGTAAATTTGATAGGAGAACACTCTGATGCTGCAGAACTCGGGAGAATGTTACAACTCATTCTGGGCTGTGCCGTTAACTGCGAACAGAAACAAG AATACATCCAGACCATAATGGTGATGGAGGAATCAGTACAGCATGTTGTCATGACCGCCATTCAGGAG CTGATGAGTAAAGAGACTGCTGTTACCCCTGGAGGAAATGACTCATATGTAGATCTGGACAGAGAG CTTAAGAAGACGATTGAGGAGCTGAATGATGCTTTGGCAACCAAGGAAGAGATTGCTCAGCGGTGTCGCGAGCTTGACTTGCAG GTAGCGGCTCTGCAAGAGGAGAAGAGCAGTCTGTTGGCAGAAAACCAGGTCCTGATGGAGAGACTTAACCAGTCTGACTCCATCGAGGACATAAACAGCCCTGCTGGACGTAGACATCTCCAGCTGCAGACACAGCTGGAGCAGCTACAAGAAGAAACCTTCCG TCTGGAGGCGGCAAAAGACGACTACCGGATCCGTTGTGAGGAGCTAGAGAAAGAGCTCCTAGATGTGAAGTCCCAGAATGAAGAGCTCACGTCTTTGGCAGATGAAGCCCAGTCTCTAAAGGATGAGATGGATGTGCTTAG ACATTCATCTGACAAAGTTTCCAAACTTGAGGGAACCGTGGAACACTACAAGAAAAAACTGGAGGACATGGGGCTACTCAGGAGACAG ATTAAACTTCTGGAGGAGAAGAACACAGTGTTAATGCAGACTAATGTCAGCTTGGAGGAGGAGCTTCGGAAGGCCAATGCTGCCAAGGGCCAACTGGAGACCTACAAGAGACAG GTGGTCGAACTTCAGAACAGACTTTCAGAAGAGTCTAAAAAGGCCGACAAGATGGAGTTTGAGTACAAACGCCTCAAAGAGAAAGTGGACTctctacaaaaagaaaaagat CGCATGAGAACAGAAAGAGACTCTCTTAAGGAAACTATTGAGGAACTCCACTGTGTTCAGGCTCAAGAGGGACAACTTACATCAG GTTTATTCCCACTAGGGCGCAATGAAGGCTCAGATTCCCTGGCTGCTGAGATCACCACTCCAGAAGTCCG GGAACATCTGATTCGCCttcagcatgaaaacaaaatgctgaagCTGGCCCAGGAGGGATCAGACAACGAGAAGATCGCTTTGCTGCAGAGCCTGCTGGAAGATgccaacagaagaaaaagtgaactggagacagaaaacag attaATCAATCAGCGGTTGATGGAGGAGCAGAGTCAGGTGGATGAGCTCCAAAAGACGGTGCAAGAACAGGGTTCAAAAGCAGATGAT TCATCAGTTCTGAAGAAGAAATATGATGAACATGT ggaGAAGTTACAAGAAGTGAACAACGAGTTACTGAAGAAAAATGCTATCATCGATGAAATGGAGCCTAAATACAATGCCAGCT CTCAACGAGTGGATGAGCTTGAAGAAGCTctgaagaaaaaagatgaagagaTGAAACAGATGGAGGAGAGATACAAGAAATAtcttgaaaaagcaaaaagt GTTATTCGGACGCTGGACCCGAAACAGAACCAAGGCTCCGGTCCGGAGGTTCAGGCCCTGAAAAACCAGCTCCAGGAGAAGGAGAGGATGTTGCTCTCACTGGAG aaagaaatggacAAGACAAAAAGCCAGCGAGATCACGAGGAGAAACTGATTGTTTCGGCCTGGTACAACATG GGTATATCTCTGCAGAAAAAGGCGGCTGAAGACCGACTTGCCAACACCGGCTCTGGTCAGTCCTTCCTGGCCCGACAGAGACAAGCCACCAGCACACGTCGCTCCTACCCAGGCCACGTCCAGCCAGCTACCGCAAG
- the arpc3 gene encoding actin-related protein 2/3 complex subunit 3, which produces MPAYHSSLMVPETRLVGNMALLPVKTQFKGPARGDGIDSDIIDEAIYYFKANVFFKNYEIKNEADRTLIYVTLYISECLKKLQKCSSRSQGEKEMYTLGITNFPIPGEPGFPLNAMYVKPGNKQEDETMRAYLQQLRQETGLRLCDRVFDPQTDKPSKWWLCFVKKQFMNKSLSAPGQ; this is translated from the exons atgccG gcttATCACTCAAGCTTGATGGTCCCTGAAACCAGGCTGGTGGGAAACATGGCTCTGCTTCCCGTCAAAACACAGTTCAAGGGACCTGCAAGAGGAGACG gCATAGATTCTGACATCATAGATGAAGCAATCTACTACTTCAAGGCCAATGTTTTCTTTAAGAATTATGAAATTAAG AATGAGGCTGACAGGACACTGATCTATGTTACACTCTACATCTCTGAATGCCTTAAGAAGCTACAGAAG TGCAGCTCAAGGAGCCAAGGAGAAAAGGAGATGTACACTCTGGGTATCACAAACTTTCCCATTCCTGGAGAACCTGGCTTCCCTCTTAATGCTATGTATGTCAAGCCTGGAAACAAGCAGGAGGACG AGACAATGAGGGCGTACCTGCAGCAGCTTCGCCAGGAGACCGGTTTAAGGCTATGTGATCGTGTGTTTGACCCTCAAACAGACAAACCCAGCAAG tggTGGCTGTGCTTTGTGAAGAAGCAGTTCATGAACAAAAGTCTCTCTGCTCCTGGACAGTGA